In Flavobacterium sp. CBA20B-1, one DNA window encodes the following:
- a CDS encoding sensor histidine kinase, which produces MEKWQNSDTLLIWVVIIIGVMILLVGTLIGVFYISYKRVLRSKDEELKAKMEYQRSLLKVSLEAQENERMRIAADLHDNIISKLTIIRLKAVMGSRLQELDQLLGTAIDESRRISHELLPPLYEEKSLDDILLTVFKSWRNVYNIKHTIDVRTEKLIDKSIKLQTVRILQELLNNIHKHAKATHIHLMLRITDYCVVMLVKDNGMGFDINCIRKGIGLKNIDSRAENLHAQYKYKSVKEKGTRFILFVTHGEDKTSIIR; this is translated from the coding sequence ATGGAAAAATGGCAGAATTCAGACACGCTGCTTATTTGGGTAGTTATCATTATTGGGGTAATGATACTGCTGGTAGGAACACTAATTGGGGTTTTTTACATATCATATAAGAGAGTACTTCGGTCAAAAGACGAAGAACTAAAAGCAAAAATGGAATACCAGCGTTCACTTTTAAAAGTAAGTTTAGAAGCACAAGAAAACGAACGTATGCGTATCGCCGCCGATTTACACGACAACATCATCAGCAAGCTTACCATCATTCGCTTAAAGGCTGTTATGGGGTCTCGTTTGCAAGAATTAGATCAATTGCTGGGAACAGCCATTGATGAATCACGGCGTATATCCCACGAGTTATTACCCCCATTGTATGAAGAAAAATCGTTAGACGATATCCTTCTCACAGTATTTAAAAGTTGGAGAAATGTGTACAACATCAAGCACACCATCGATGTGCGCACGGAGAAATTGATAGATAAATCCATCAAACTGCAAACCGTGCGTATTTTGCAAGAACTGCTTAACAACATTCACAAGCATGCCAAAGCTACACATATCCATTTAATGCTTCGCATTACAGACTATTGCGTGGTAATGCTTGTAAAAGACAACGGTATGGGCTTTGATATCAATTGTATCAGAAAAGGCATCGGCTTAAAAAATATAGATTCAAGAGCGGAAAACCTACACGCCCAATACAAATACAAAAGCGTTAAAGAAAAAGGAACACGATTTATTTTATTTGTCACCCATGGAGAAGATAAAACTAGCATTATTAGATGA
- a CDS encoding ABC transporter ATP-binding protein, whose product MIEVKNLKKSFDEKEVLKGITTTYEPGKTNLIIGQSGSGKTVMLKTLLGVHLPDSGTIFFDGRDFSKLDPNEKRTLRTEMGMVFQGSALFDSMTVEENIGFPLKMFTNKTNAEIRDRVQEVIDRVKLIDANTKMPSEISGGMQKRVAIARAIVNNPKYLFCDEPNSGLDPKTSIVIDELIQEITHEYNITTVINTHDMNSVLQIGEHICFLKDGKLVWEGNSTEIMKTDNEDIVDFVYSSELLKEIRRFHTGKK is encoded by the coding sequence ATGATTGAAGTAAAAAACTTAAAAAAATCGTTCGACGAAAAAGAGGTTTTAAAAGGAATTACCACTACCTACGAACCCGGAAAAACCAATTTGATTATTGGACAATCAGGGTCGGGAAAAACGGTGATGCTAAAAACATTATTGGGTGTGCATTTGCCAGATAGCGGAACTATTTTTTTTGATGGCAGAGATTTTTCTAAATTGGATCCGAACGAAAAACGCACATTGAGAACCGAGATGGGAATGGTTTTTCAAGGCAGTGCTTTGTTTGATTCCATGACTGTGGAAGAAAATATTGGTTTTCCGCTAAAAATGTTTACCAACAAAACCAATGCAGAAATTCGCGACCGTGTGCAGGAAGTAATTGATCGCGTGAAACTGATTGATGCCAACACCAAAATGCCTTCTGAAATTTCGGGTGGTATGCAGAAACGTGTTGCCATTGCTCGTGCCATTGTAAACAATCCTAAATATCTGTTTTGCGATGAACCAAACTCAGGTTTAGACCCAAAAACATCGATTGTTATTGATGAATTAATTCAGGAAATTACCCACGAATACAATATTACAACCGTTATTAATACCCACGATATGAACTCGGTTCTGCAAATTGGGGAACATATTTGTTTTTTGAAAGATGGAAAATTAGTTTGGGAAGGAAACAGTACCGAAATCATGAAAACCGATAATGAAGACATCGTTGATTTTGTTTATTCATCTGAATTATTAAAAGAAATTCGTCGTTTTCATACGGGTAAAAAATAA
- a CDS encoding curli production assembly/transport protein CsgE yields the protein MKKIYPILVFIYCFVTASYAQEFRDSLIVAKIDVVQSENTLTFRPTVQNNGSYHYELDYLLLIKKTDANKNLSVNQQKGKFTLKPNQIESLSSTTINQTSKQKITAILFIRDEVENRLITKDSVQFITKELIPIKETALIGVQGIVVDDSKTKIGRDYYDFFYAAYTQYPTKFDFIINISELPYRGLSSIVQVKVDQDLIIEFFTNPDEEYLKEQVAATFKRLVAYSNNRGKLKNEFTY from the coding sequence ATGAAAAAAATCTACCCTATTTTAGTTTTTATCTACTGCTTTGTTACTGCTTCTTATGCACAAGAATTCAGAGACAGCTTAATTGTGGCTAAAATAGATGTGGTGCAATCAGAAAACACTTTAACATTTAGACCAACGGTTCAAAACAATGGCAGTTATCATTATGAATTGGATTATTTGCTTTTGATAAAAAAAACCGATGCCAACAAAAATTTATCTGTAAATCAACAAAAAGGAAAGTTTACCTTAAAGCCCAACCAAATTGAAAGCTTATCATCAACAACTATTAATCAAACATCAAAACAAAAAATAACGGCTATTCTTTTTATCAGAGATGAAGTGGAAAACCGTTTAATTACAAAAGATTCGGTGCAGTTTATCACCAAAGAACTAATCCCAATAAAAGAAACCGCACTGATTGGTGTGCAAGGAATTGTGGTAGATGACTCTAAAACCAAAATTGGCAGAGATTACTACGATTTTTTCTATGCCGCTTATACGCAATATCCCACAAAATTTGATTTCATCATCAATATTTCCGAATTGCCTTACCGCGGTTTATCTAGTATTGTGCAAGTAAAAGTGGATCAAGACCTCATCATTGAATTTTTCACCAATCCCGATGAAGAATACCTAAAAGAACAAGTTGCTGCAACTTTTAAAAGATTGGTAGCTTATTCTAACAATCGGGGTAAGTTAAAAAACGAATTCACTTATTAA
- a CDS encoding response regulator transcription factor, with the protein MSGKLHVYTIINNPIFLEGIENLIKTKIATNAIINHQDSLPLSNYTELKKNDKTTELLIYDVTKFSNKDFNQILQLMSLNAHFKVLIITSNINISDVKLLFEIGVMGIINNNVQPDQFVENLTKVINGKKVLSREYWDLIVDYFFHSVENLSLINEKKTSDNNNDVLLLAELTSREKEILGYICDGKSTREISEDLFLSLHTVETHRRKILHKMGVKNTASMVKMAIKCNLYAL; encoded by the coding sequence ATGAGTGGAAAATTACATGTTTATACAATTATTAACAATCCTATTTTTTTAGAAGGAATAGAAAATTTAATAAAAACTAAAATTGCTACTAATGCAATTATCAATCATCAAGACAGTTTACCTTTATCAAATTATACCGAATTAAAAAAGAATGATAAAACCACCGAGTTGCTTATTTATGATGTAACTAAGTTTTCAAATAAAGATTTTAATCAAATACTGCAATTAATGTCTTTAAATGCCCATTTTAAGGTGCTTATCATCACATCAAATATCAACATAAGCGATGTGAAGTTACTATTTGAAATTGGTGTGATGGGAATTATAAATAATAATGTTCAGCCCGATCAATTTGTAGAAAATCTTACCAAAGTAATCAACGGTAAAAAAGTACTTTCTCGCGAATATTGGGATTTAATTGTAGATTATTTCTTTCATTCGGTAGAGAATTTGAGTTTAATTAATGAAAAAAAAACAAGTGACAACAACAACGATGTTTTGCTATTGGCAGAATTAACTTCGCGAGAGAAAGAAATTTTAGGATACATTTGCGACGGCAAAAGCACCCGCGAAATATCTGAAGATTTATTTTTGAGTTTGCACACAGTGGAAACCCATCGACGAAAAATACTGCATAAAATGGGTGTGAAAAACACCGCCTCTATGGTAAAAATGGCCATAAAGTGTAATTTATATGCTTTATAG
- a CDS encoding carboxypeptidase regulatory-like domain-containing protein yields MKSIYYYIIIAFSLVFASCSEDTIDGNAQATLTGSVRLEASNEPLKNVKISTTPASTTVFTDEDGNFAIEGTLPMGTFSVRAELKGYVTEYQSITISEFEQKVHLVFEMVTDESLNNPPTVPVLVSPKNLATNLTNNVELEWECSDPDLDTLTYKLIFTNNRTNNRVEIPNISTKKITMTQLDFGTTYTWQVVASDSINSDVFSEAYQFTVRKNPEYRYHFVRKNLGSFSIFATDLQEEISITAWNNATWKPRKNNVANKLAYLQTYNGQTHLFTADLDGQNELKISQTPLNGFRSDQLSFAWKADGSQFIFPSFDKLYQVNSNGTGQTQIYQTPNGHFITKCAWSNDGSKIAITTNDINGYQAKIIILDSNGNVVHTVLENVSGAMGGLDFDVTGNQLLYTHDVSGNEDWQYKQLDTRMYIYNITNNTHTDISAVSFKPMGSVDIDPIFSPNSSEIIFTNTSNDMISQRNIYKIDLNDNDVRTLIIANAEMADYE; encoded by the coding sequence ATGAAATCTATCTACTACTACATAATTATCGCTTTTTCACTCGTCTTTGCAAGTTGTAGCGAAGATACCATCGATGGAAATGCACAAGCAACATTAACGGGAAGTGTTCGTTTAGAAGCCTCTAATGAACCTTTAAAGAATGTAAAAATATCCACAACACCCGCTTCTACAACGGTGTTTACGGATGAAGACGGAAACTTTGCTATTGAAGGAACTTTGCCAATGGGAACTTTCTCGGTTCGTGCAGAATTAAAAGGATATGTTACCGAATATCAATCGATTACAATTAGTGAATTTGAACAAAAAGTGCACCTTGTTTTTGAAATGGTGACCGATGAATCACTGAACAATCCTCCTACTGTTCCCGTGCTTGTATCGCCTAAAAATTTGGCTACCAATTTAACCAATAATGTGGAATTGGAATGGGAATGTTCGGATCCTGATTTGGATACGTTGACTTATAAATTGATTTTTACCAACAACCGAACCAACAACCGTGTTGAAATTCCGAATATAAGTACCAAAAAAATCACTATGACCCAATTAGATTTTGGAACAACTTATACCTGGCAAGTGGTGGCTTCAGACAGTATTAACAGCGATGTTTTCAGCGAGGCTTATCAATTTACCGTGCGAAAAAACCCAGAATACCGCTATCATTTTGTGCGAAAAAATTTAGGCAGTTTCTCTATATTTGCTACCGATTTGCAAGAAGAAATATCGATTACCGCTTGGAACAATGCTACTTGGAAACCCAGAAAAAACAATGTGGCAAACAAATTAGCTTATCTGCAAACCTATAACGGACAAACCCATTTATTTACAGCAGATTTAGACGGGCAAAACGAGCTGAAAATAAGTCAAACCCCTTTAAACGGTTTTAGAAGCGATCAATTATCTTTTGCATGGAAAGCCGATGGCAGCCAATTTATCTTTCCAAGTTTTGACAAACTGTATCAAGTGAACAGTAATGGCACTGGGCAAACCCAAATATATCAAACACCCAACGGACATTTTATTACAAAGTGTGCATGGAGCAACGATGGTTCAAAAATAGCTATTACTACCAACGATATAAATGGCTATCAGGCAAAAATAATAATCTTAGACAGCAATGGAAATGTGGTGCATACGGTTTTAGAAAACGTATCTGGTGCCATGGGCGGACTTGATTTTGATGTAACCGGCAATCAATTGCTTTATACACACGATGTTTCTGGAAACGAAGATTGGCAATACAAACAGCTTGACACGCGCATGTATATTTACAACATTACCAACAACACCCACACCGATATTTCAGCCGTGAGCTTTAAACCAATGGGGTCTGTTGATATTGACCCAATATTTTCACCAAATAGTTCGGAAATTATTTTCACGAATACCTCTAACGATATGATTTCGCAACGCAACATTTATAAAATTGATTTGAATGATAATGATGTGCGCACATTGATCATCGCAAATGCAGAAATGGCTGATTATGAATAA
- a CDS encoding SprT-like domain-containing protein produces the protein MKEVLTKYIPENAVDAVYELIKTYRVHFKIVNERVTRHGDYRKNPDGSHQITVNATLNKYRFLITTIHEIAHLVAFQKYGRFIKPHGLEWKHTFRLLMMPFINPLVFPVEVLPFLVNHFKNPSASSDTDALLSMQLKKYDAPTNKVFVDELPLGSVFQIENGRVFKKGKLRVKLFECTDLENNKVYLFKPNMQVELLNS, from the coding sequence AAAATGCCGTTGATGCGGTATATGAATTAATAAAAACCTATCGTGTGCATTTTAAAATTGTAAATGAGCGCGTTACCCGTCATGGAGATTATAGAAAAAATCCCGATGGATCGCACCAAATTACGGTAAATGCAACGCTGAATAAGTATCGTTTTTTAATAACAACCATACACGAAATTGCCCATTTAGTTGCATTTCAAAAATACGGACGATTCATTAAACCACACGGTTTAGAATGGAAACACACTTTTCGTTTGCTAATGATGCCTTTTATCAATCCATTGGTTTTTCCTGTTGAAGTATTGCCTTTTTTGGTAAATCATTTTAAAAATCCATCGGCAAGTAGCGACACAGATGCGCTTTTGTCTATGCAATTGAAAAAGTACGATGCGCCTACGAACAAAGTTTTTGTAGATGAATTGCCTTTGGGAAGTGTGTTTCAAATTGAAAACGGACGTGTGTTTAAAAAAGGAAAATTGCGTGTAAAACTGTTTGAATGTACCGATTTAGAAAATAACAAAGTATATTTGTTTAAACCGAATATGCAGGTTGAACTTTTGAATAGCTAA
- a CDS encoding CsgG/HfaB family protein: protein MKLSTKNILLLLCLGGLFQACGVFFSPPAGVEYQSVIGEVTATEKDFKKLPKPQEPIVVGVYKFRDQTGQYKASATGANWSTAVPQGLTTILIKSLEDSKWFAPIERENIGNLLNERQIIRTTRQEYTNGQAKETLAPLLFAGILLEGGVISYDTNILTGGAGARYFGIGGSTEYRQDRITVYLRAVSTNSGKILKTIYTSKTILSQSVNASMFRYVDTERLMEAEVGVTNNEPVQMAVSEAINKAVYLLILEGIKNNVWNTTNQDKSKADALLAEYTKEVAESTKRIPGKGDWDTNRRAKFSIGASVTANSLRGDYAPSTSQFGASGNFKYLFSDHFSLNAAYGYQTLNSDRYFKAQFTSLELDLEYLMLPFNNFTPYFSAGLGSFENITSKKGKLQLKSQFGAGLEYMVSPSVGIRGFGKYHVGFTDDWDEVISGKRNDHFLQFGMGVQVYLGK, encoded by the coding sequence ATGAAATTATCTACAAAAAATATACTGTTGCTGCTTTGCCTTGGTGGTCTTTTTCAGGCTTGTGGGGTATTTTTCTCGCCGCCCGCCGGTGTGGAATACCAATCGGTAATTGGTGAGGTTACAGCAACCGAAAAAGATTTTAAAAAACTACCCAAACCACAAGAACCAATTGTGGTGGGGGTTTACAAGTTTAGAGATCAAACCGGGCAGTATAAAGCATCGGCCACCGGAGCCAACTGGAGCACAGCTGTTCCGCAGGGTTTAACCACTATCCTCATAAAATCGTTAGAAGACAGCAAATGGTTTGCCCCAATTGAACGCGAAAACATTGGCAACCTTTTAAACGAACGCCAAATTATTAGAACCACCCGCCAGGAATATACCAACGGGCAAGCCAAAGAAACATTGGCCCCACTACTCTTTGCAGGCATTTTGCTAGAAGGCGGTGTGATTTCGTATGACACCAACATTTTAACAGGTGGTGCAGGTGCGCGGTATTTTGGTATAGGCGGATCTACCGAGTACCGCCAAGACCGTATCACGGTTTATTTGCGTGCGGTTTCAACCAATTCGGGTAAAATTCTAAAAACCATTTATACTTCTAAAACCATTCTTTCGCAATCGGTTAATGCCAGCATGTTTCGATATGTGGATACCGAGCGTTTAATGGAAGCAGAAGTGGGCGTTACCAACAACGAACCCGTGCAAATGGCTGTGAGCGAAGCCATAAACAAAGCCGTTTATTTATTGATTTTAGAAGGAATTAAAAACAATGTTTGGAACACCACCAACCAAGACAAATCGAAAGCAGATGCTTTGTTGGCAGAATATACCAAAGAAGTGGCAGAAAGCACTAAAAGAATACCAGGAAAAGGAGATTGGGACACCAACCGCCGTGCAAAATTTTCGATAGGCGCATCGGTTACGGCAAACTCTTTGCGGGGTGATTATGCACCATCTACTTCCCAGTTTGGTGCTAGCGGGAATTTTAAATATCTTTTTTCGGATCATTTTAGTTTAAACGCAGCTTATGGCTATCAAACCTTAAATTCAGACCGCTATTTCAAGGCGCAATTCACTTCTCTGGAACTTGATTTGGAATATTTAATGTTGCCTTTCAACAATTTTACACCTTACTTTTCTGCCGGTTTGGGTTCTTTTGAAAATATCACATCCAAGAAAGGGAAATTACAATTAAAATCCCAATTTGGCGCAGGTTTGGAATATATGGTTTCGCCATCGGTTGGTATTCGCGGCTTTGGAAAATACCATGTGGGCTTTACTGATGATTGGGACGAAGTAATTTCGGGCAAAAGAAACGATCATTTTTTACAATTTGGAATGGGCGTGCAGGTTTATCTTGGAAAATAA
- a CDS encoding mannose-1-phosphate guanylyltransferase — protein sequence MNKNYYAVLMAGGVGSRFWPVSTPEFPKQFHDMLGTGETLVQKTFTRLSRLIPKENILILTNDKYCDILKEQLPMITNEQIVLEPEMRNTAPCILYASLKIKKKNPNALMIVAPSDHWIEDEVQFAANLQRAFDACEADQVLMTLGIIPTFPNTGYGYIEYNKLDTRQVKKVVQFREKPDYQTAKTFIQRRNFLWNSGIFVWNVQAILTAFEKFQPEMVQLFQSGFEQFNNSNEQEFIIENYHKAANISIDYAVMEKADNVFVLPATFDWNDLGTWGSLYDKLPKDTCDNAVVNGNLFVENATNNIVRTNSNKLVVIGGLDDFIIVDKDDVLLIYPKKKEQEIKQIVAKINENKADT from the coding sequence ATGAATAAAAATTATTACGCCGTATTAATGGCAGGTGGCGTGGGATCGCGTTTTTGGCCTGTAAGTACCCCCGAATTTCCTAAACAGTTCCACGATATGTTGGGAACAGGCGAAACCTTGGTGCAGAAAACATTTACCCGTTTAAGCCGTTTAATACCAAAAGAAAATATTTTAATATTAACCAACGATAAATATTGCGACATTTTAAAAGAACAATTGCCCATGATTACCAACGAGCAAATTGTTTTAGAACCCGAAATGCGCAATACCGCACCGTGTATTTTATATGCTTCGCTAAAAATTAAAAAGAAAAACCCCAATGCTTTGATGATTGTGGCTCCGTCTGACCATTGGATTGAAGACGAAGTGCAGTTTGCAGCCAATTTGCAGCGTGCGTTTGATGCGTGCGAAGCCGATCAGGTGTTAATGACTTTAGGAATTATTCCAACGTTTCCAAATACCGGTTATGGTTATATTGAATACAATAAATTAGATACCCGCCAAGTAAAAAAAGTGGTGCAATTTCGTGAGAAGCCCGATTATCAAACGGCTAAAACGTTTATACAACGCAGGAATTTTCTGTGGAATTCGGGAATTTTCGTTTGGAATGTGCAAGCTATTTTAACTGCTTTTGAGAAATTTCAACCCGAAATGGTGCAGTTGTTTCAATCGGGGTTTGAACAGTTCAACAACTCCAACGAGCAAGAATTCATTATAGAAAATTACCACAAGGCGGCAAACATTTCTATCGATTATGCCGTGATGGAAAAAGCAGATAATGTTTTTGTATTACCTGCCACTTTTGATTGGAACGATTTAGGCACATGGGGTTCTTTATACGACAAGTTGCCAAAGGATACCTGTGATAACGCAGTGGTAAACGGAAATTTGTTTGTGGAAAACGCTACCAATAATATCGTACGGACCAATTCAAACAAATTGGTGGTAATAGGTGGTTTAGACGATTTTATTATTGTAGATAAAGATGATGTTTTGCTGATTTATCCTAAAAAGAAAGAACAAGAAATAAAACAAATAGTAGCAAAAATAAACGAAAACAAAGCGGACACTTAG
- a CDS encoding curli assembly protein CsgF, with product MKKLVPTILLLIVCAVSNAQQLVYTPVNPNFGGNPLNYNGLLASANAQNQFDDNKNSNKTSLLDSFSETVKRQILSQLSRGLFEENEDLGSLEEGTFEIGDLIISIDETRTGTVIRIIDNQTGEVTEIIL from the coding sequence ATGAAAAAATTAGTACCAACCATATTGCTTTTAATTGTTTGTGCTGTTAGCAACGCACAGCAATTGGTTTACACACCCGTAAACCCCAACTTTGGCGGAAATCCGCTTAATTACAATGGCTTGCTGGCTTCTGCCAACGCCCAAAACCAATTCGATGACAATAAAAATTCAAACAAAACAAGTTTATTAGATAGCTTTTCAGAAACTGTAAAACGGCAAATTTTATCGCAATTATCGCGCGGATTATTTGAAGAAAATGAAGATTTAGGAAGTTTAGAAGAGGGCACATTTGAAATTGGTGATTTAATTATTTCTATTGATGAAACCCGTACAGGCACCGTGATTAGAATTATTGACAACCAAACCGGAGAAGTTACCGAAATTATTTTATAA
- a CDS encoding response regulator, with amino-acid sequence MEKIKLALLDDDYLIVTLLKSFFEQHPRLQVVFDTTDGYELFTFLEKSPAAIDVLLLDLKMKTIDGLEVLKHVKTHCPDIKVVVVSSHYQDHSIGFMTKEGVAGFLPKGISPFELTEIIQHVHKNGFYLNKDQMEILREQISPKVSKPCLESEDALTEREIEIVKLLCHQKTAKEIGELLFITQRTVEGHKTNIFSKIGVRNVAGLIIYALQKQIVTLEELALH; translated from the coding sequence ATGGAGAAGATAAAACTAGCATTATTAGATGATGATTACTTAATTGTAACCTTACTGAAAAGTTTTTTTGAACAACATCCACGTTTGCAGGTAGTGTTTGATACAACCGATGGCTACGAATTGTTTACTTTTTTAGAAAAATCTCCTGCAGCGATTGATGTATTGCTGCTCGATTTAAAAATGAAAACTATTGATGGTTTAGAAGTTTTAAAACATGTGAAAACGCATTGCCCCGATATAAAAGTTGTAGTGGTATCATCACATTATCAAGATCATTCCATTGGTTTTATGACCAAAGAAGGAGTGGCGGGATTTTTACCAAAAGGAATATCCCCGTTTGAATTAACAGAAATTATTCAGCATGTACACAAAAATGGTTTTTATTTAAACAAAGACCAAATGGAAATTCTGCGCGAACAAATTTCACCCAAAGTTTCAAAACCTTGCCTTGAATCAGAGGATGCACTTACAGAGCGCGAAATTGAAATCGTGAAACTGCTTTGCCATCAAAAAACGGCCAAAGAAATTGGCGAACTGCTTTTTATTACCCAACGCACGGTGGAAGGTCATAAGACCAATATTTTTTCTAAAATAGGTGTGCGTAATGTAGCCGGTTTAATTATATATGCTTTGCAAAAACAAATTGTAACCCTTGAAGAATTGGCACTTCACTAA